A region from the Sebastes umbrosus isolate fSebUmb1 chromosome 18, fSebUmb1.pri, whole genome shotgun sequence genome encodes:
- the baalcb gene encoding brain and acute leukemia cytoplasmic protein — MGCGGSRTDALEPRYLESWTKETESTWLTSTDTDIPLSSIQSIPSENSEAGFASEKTISPVPDFFEDSLPLPAQAYLKVCSAVSEASLNDVKPSSPPAILGSPPKEAAVPSSGTTVQRRSVLHTEEITKWQDNRMSTKQVTITVTQSIHQVDKNGKVKKSLTTYEVMKPVESIKQVATQNT, encoded by the exons ATGGGCTGTGGGGGGAGCAGGACTGACGCTCTGGAGCCTCGATACCTGGAGAGCTGGACCAAGGAGACGGAGTCGACGTGGCTGACCAGCACAGACACTGATATCCCCCTGTCGTCCATCCAGAGCATCCCCTCTGAGAACTCCGAGGCCGGCTTCGCTTCTGAGAAAACCATCAGCCCCG tTCCAGATTTCTTTGAGGACAGTCTCCCTCTTCCTGCTCAGGCTTACCTGAAGGTCTGCTCGGCCGTGTCTGAGGCCAGTCTGAACGACGTGAAACCCAGCAGCCCTCCCGCCATCCTGGGCTCTCCACCCAAGGAGGCGGCGGTACCGTCGTCCGGCACCACAGTGCAGCGCAGAAGTGTTCTACACACTGAAGAGATT ACCAAATGGCAGGACAATCGGATGTCGACCAAGCAGGTGACCATCACAGTGACACAGAGCATCCATCAGGTGGACAAGAACGGGAAGGTGAAGAAGTCCCTCACCACCTACGAGGTGATGAAACCCGTGGAAAGCATCAAACAGGTGGCCACACAAAACACTTGA
- the nme6 gene encoding nucleoside diphosphate kinase 6: MLLTARRLSRVLQLTLAVIKPDAVAHPVMMEALHQRILDNNFAIVRCKDLVWRRQDSEKFYAEHSERFFYQRLVEFMSSGPMRAYILAREDAIRHWRELMGPTKVFRARYTSPATIRAQFGLTDTRNTTHGSDSVESAQREISFFYPDFCVEEWMEKEEPSFRSGRIHYDHQKQIHTLSTQS; the protein is encoded by the exons ATGTTGCTCACAGCTCGCCGTCTGTCCAGAGTGCTGCAGCTCACCCTGGCGGTCATCAAACCAGATGCTGTAGCTCATCCtgtgatgatggag gcTCTTCACCAGAGAATCCTGGACAACAACTTTGCGATTGTTAGATGTAAAGATCTTGTGTGGAGGCGACAGGACTCGGAGAAGTTTTACGCTGAACATTCAG AGCGATTCTTCTACCAAAGACTTGTTGAATTCATGTCAAG TGGTCCGATGCGAGCGTACATTTTAGCCAGAGAGGACGCCATACGTCACTGGAGAGAACTGATGGGACCAACCAAAGTGTTCAGAGCCAGATACACCTCGCCCGCTACCATCAGGGCCCAGTTTGGACTCACGGACACACGAAACACAACTCACGGCTCAG ATTCTGTCGAGTCGGCACAAAGAGAAATCAGCTTCTTTTATCCAGACTTCTGTGTGGAGGAGTGGATGGAGAAGGAGGAGCCATCGTTCAGATCAGGACGAATACATTACGACCATCAAAAACAGATCCACACACTTTCAACGCAGAGCTGA